Proteins from one Homalodisca vitripennis isolate AUS2020 chromosome 3, UT_GWSS_2.1, whole genome shotgun sequence genomic window:
- the LOC124358072 gene encoding piggyBac transposable element-derived protein 3-like: protein MNRSRRDPRPPVYLTSEEIEECCMLPPDSSDDDSADDSDVDPDYDPDLAHTNRLERFMQSKYNNDEEMNSEEDNLAEIRNETSSQAEEEEPSTSTQAPRKTNKDKPPPPLWTNVDAAESVREPVIWKDTLPESTVRASPIEYFKEFFDNSILDRIVDQSNLFAIQKNPNKPLNLNRNELEQYIGICFAMSIFGLPRARMYWASLTRVPKVADVMGRNRWIEIKNNLHLNDNTNYNPNDPERDRLYKIRPMVDHLKEKFKMISKEQHLCVDEQIVPYKGNSKLRQYNPKKPKKWGYKIFALCDTKGLVYNFEIYCGKIQPVPGFPDLGASSNIVLKMANTIPREKDYLLFFDNWFSSLPLFFELSKLGIGGLSTIRTGRFPGLNFPKDKEMKAQGRGSFEEKKHEKDDIEVRAIKWFDNRGVTLVSTFESALPLTEVKRYDRKSSKEIFVPCPKAVVTYNKFKGGVDLLDGLIAYYRIKIKSKKWYLKFLFHFMDLTLVNSWLVYRRSCKEQKLTKKDIMDLLDFKSSVAESLLKQRKNTEKKRGRPSADQIDMQYNLKKKRGPAKPIPEPTTRRDETSHWPQITEDRQRCKNPQCKGITVVKCIKCSVHLCLTKARNCFTAFHT from the exons aTGAATCGATCAAGGAGGGATCCTCGTCCTCCGGTTTATCTCACGAGTGAAGAAATAGAGGAATGCTGTATGCTGCCACCTGATTCGAGTGACGATGATAGTGCAGACGACAGTGACGTCGACCCAGATTACGACCCAGACCTTGCCCACACAAACCGACTGGAAAGATTTATGCAATCTAAATACAATAATG ACGAAGAAATGAACTCCGAAGAAGACAACTTAGCAGAAATTCGAAATGAAACCTCAAGTCAAGCAGAAGAGGAAGAACCGTCTACTTCTACGCAGGCACCAAGGAAGACCAACAAAGATAAGCCTCCACCCCCACTTTGGACAAATGTGGATGCTGCCGAAAGTGTAAGAGAGCCTGTTATCTGGAAAGACACACTTCCTGAAAGTACTGTGCGTGCCTCTCCTATagaatactttaaagaattttttgacaaCTCAATTCTTGATAGAATTGTAGATCAGTCAAATTTATTTGcaattcaaaaaaatcctaacaaGCCATTGAACTTGAACAGGAATGAACTCGAACAATATATTGGTATTTGTTTTGCAATGTCAATTTTTGGCCTTCCCAGGGCAAGGATGTATTGGGCAAGTTTGACAAGAGTCCCAAAAGTAGCAGATGTTATGGGTCGAAATCGttggattgaaataaaaaataacttgcatTTGAATGACAACACGAACTACAATCCAAATGATCCTGAGCGTGACAGACTTTACAAAATTCGTCCCATGGTTGatcatttaaaggaaaaattcaaaatgatttcCAAGGAACAGCACTTATGTGTTGATGAACAGATTGTTCCTTATAAGGGGAACTCAAAACTTCGACAATACAAtccaaaaaaacctaaaaaatgggGTTATAAAATCTTTGCTTTGTGTGATACAAAAGGACTTGtatataactttgaaatttacTGTGGGAAAATTCAGCCAGTTCCTGGTTTTCCTGATCTTGGGGCGAGCTCAAATATAGTTCTGAAAATGGCCAACACCATTCCAAGGGAGAAAGATTACCTACTTTTCTTTGACAACTGGTTTTCTTCATTGCCACTGTTTTTTGAACTTTCTAAGCTAGGCATTGGTGGATTATCTACCATAAGGACTGGTCGGTTTCCGGGATTAAACTTTCCCAAAGATAAAGAAATGAAAGCACAAGGAAGAGGATCATTTGAagaaaagaaacatgaaaaagaTGACATTGAGGTGAGAGCAATCAAATGGTTTGACAACAGAGGAGTAACCTTAGTTTCGACTTTTGAAAGTGCGCTTCCATTGACAGAAGTTAAGAGATATGATAGAAAATCATCAAAGGAAATTTTTGTTCCATGCCCGAAAGCTGTAGtaacttacaacaaatttaagGGAGGTGTAGACCTCTTGGATGGCTTGATTGCAtactacagaataaaaataaaatccaagaaatggTACCTAAAGTTTTTATTCCACTTCATGGATCTCACACTCGTAAACTCATGGCTTGTTTACCGAAGAAGTTGCAAAGagcaaaaattaactaaaaaagacATAATGGACTTATTGGATTTCAAATCAAGTGTGGCCGAGAGTCTTCTAAAACAAAGGAAGAACACAGAAAAGAAAAGAGGAAGACCATCTGCAGATCAGATTGATATGCAATACAATCTAAAGAAGAAACGTGGCCCAGCCAAACCAATTCCAGAGCCCACTACTAGAAGAGATGAGACATCACACTGGCCTCAAATCACAGAGGACCGACAACGTTGCAAAAACCCACAATGCAAAGGAATAACTGTGGTGAAGTGCATCAAGTGCAGTGTTCATCTCTGCTTGACAAAAGCTCGCAATTGCTTCACCGCATTTCACACATGA
- the LOC124358073 gene encoding uncharacterized protein LOC124358073, which translates to MNELDVNLEIQKRKRKKGVLNKSEYKAEIIKKARVSGSSYISWTGKEVPEITPGEDCKCRRKCFTKVADEERKRIFETFRSLGSKNEQDNYLQSLIAATEVKQKRRRKSSEISRKPDRGNTFIYEVSTPSGKQQVCKLAFSNIHGISSDRIRRLTKLLTEGKNPQDMRGKSVPGNAKPTNFVNRVKEHIASFPVKITHYGTTDYSYLNEKLNVLEMYKLFKQANPDIDIGYKFYLKIFKENFTLHFGRPQVDTCCTCEALEIKIKSKFLNDIAKRVHVAEKIVHKRRAKKFYYKINEVQEQAATNENIGGICIDYMQNLQLPTIPVQETFYLRQLTVSVFCVHNLKDNSVVFFMYHEGIGGKGPNEVCSFLLSYIQNHLIEGIEHLHIFSDGCGGQNKNHSVLRLANALASTGKFKTVEQYFPIRGHSFLPCDRDFSVIKRKVRRCDRVYTVKEYAEMFLSASLKNEFYVVLPESEDILNFKDWWPAFFNPSTRFAVPSTRSDVSTIFGFI; encoded by the exons ATGAATGAGCTAGATGTTAATTTAGAGATTCAGAAACGTAAAAGGAAAAAGGGTGTTCTCAATAAATCCGAGTACAAGgccgaaataattaaaaaagccaGAGTTTCAGGAAGCTCATACATAAGTTGGACTGGAAAAGAAGTACCAGAAATAACTCCAGGAGAAGATTGCAA gTGTCGGCGGAAGTGCTTCACAAAAGTGGCAGATGAAGAACGGAAACGGATATTTGAGACCTTTAGAAGTTTGGGGTCTAAAAATGAGCAAGACAACTATCTACAATCTTTGATTGCAGCAACTGAAGTTAAACAGAAACGGCGGAGGAAATCAAGTGAAATATCACGTAAGCCAGATAGAGGAAATACATTCATTTACGAAGTATCAACACCATCTGGGAAGCAGCAGGTATGCAAACTTGCATTCTCTAATATACATGGAATAAGTAGTGACCGCATCAGGAGATTGACAAAACTACTAACAGAGGGTAAAAATCCTCAGGATATGAGAGGCAAAAGTGTCCCGGGCAATGCAAAACCAACTAATTTTGTCAATAGAGTTAAAGAACATATCGCTTCCTTTCCTGTGAAAATAACACACTATGGTACAACTGATTATAGCTACTTGAATGAAAAACTTAATGTTCTTGAGATGTATAAACTGTTTAAACAGGCGAATCCAGATATTGATATTGGgtacaaattttatcttaaaatatttaaagaaaattttactctGCATTTTGGTCGTCCACAGGTCGACACTTGCTGTACTTGTGAGGCTcttgagataaaaattaaaagtaaattcttgAATGATATAGCTAAAAGAGTCCATGTAGCTGAAAAAATAGTCCATAAGCGCAGGGctaaaaagttttactataaaatcaacgAAGTTCAGGAACAGGCTGCTACTAATGAAAATATTGGTGGCATATGTAttgattatatgcaaaatttacagCTACCAACTATCCCAGTCCAAGAAACATTTTATCTCAGACAACTCACTGTTAGTGTTTTCTGTGTCCATAATCTTAAAGACAACagtgtagtattttttatgtatcatgAGGGAATTGGTGGTAAAGGCCCAAATGAAGTCTGTTCATTTCTGTTGAGCTacattcaaaatcatttaatAGAAGGGATTGAACacttacatattttttctgacggatgtggaggccaaaataaaaaccactcaGTTCTCAGATTGGCAAATGCCTTGGCCTCCACAGGAAAGTTTAAGACAGTAGAGCAGTATTTTCCTATTAGAGGGCATTCTTTTCTGCCCTGCGATAGGgacttttcagttattaaaagaaaagtgaGAAGGTGCGACAGAGTGTACACTGTTAAGGAATATGCTGAAATGTTCCTAAGTGCCTCAttaaaaaatgagttctatgtgGTCCTACCTGAGtcagaagacattttaaatttcaaggatTGGTGGCCTGCATTTTTTAACCCTTCGACGCGTTTTGCCGTACCTAGTACGCGAAGCGATGTATCGACGATTTTCGGTTTTATTTGA